One region of Mucilaginibacter gotjawali genomic DNA includes:
- a CDS encoding HD domain-containing protein, with protein sequence MQFQSAKKFISDKLKRELPAHFTYHSYDHVMDVYQAAENLGKLENITDDDMQLLLTAALFHDSGFIEGATNHEEGSCRIAQLYLPNFDFNTCDIEKICGMIMATRLPQTPKNLLEQILADADLDYLGRDDFFKISDLLYNEFVDAGVVKNIGEWNKLQVLFFERHHYFTNAAINLRQDKKQAHLLILRSK encoded by the coding sequence ATGCAATTTCAATCAGCTAAAAAATTTATATCAGACAAACTTAAACGGGAGCTGCCGGCTCACTTCACCTACCATAGCTATGATCATGTAATGGATGTTTACCAGGCTGCTGAAAATTTAGGCAAACTCGAAAATATTACTGATGATGATATGCAATTATTGCTTACTGCAGCTTTATTTCACGATTCCGGATTTATTGAAGGAGCAACTAATCATGAAGAAGGCTCATGCCGCATAGCACAATTGTACTTACCAAACTTCGACTTTAACACTTGTGATATTGAAAAAATCTGCGGTATGATTATGGCAACCCGGCTACCGCAAACGCCGAAAAACCTTTTAGAACAGATTTTAGCCGATGCGGATCTTGACTACCTTGGCCGGGACGATTTTTTCAAGATCAGTGATCTCCTTTATAATGAATTTGTTGATGCCGGCGTAGTAAAAAACATCGGTGAATGGAATAAATTGCAGGTCTTGTTTTTTGAGCGCCACCATTACTTTACAAATGCAGCTATAAATTTACGACAGGACAAAAAACAAGCACACCTTTTGATCTTAAGATCAAAATAG